A region of the Thamnophis elegans isolate rThaEle1 chromosome 1, rThaEle1.pri, whole genome shotgun sequence genome:
CATTGCCACTGTCTATCAGAAATATGAAACAGCTCCTGAGGGATTCAGGCCAATGACATTCATGATCCATCAATAGATGCTGGAGATTAGAACTGGGGTTTTATCCTGCAGAGGAAGGCTTCTGAATGAACTACAGtatttctaaaagaaagaacCATGAGGATACAACTGTGTATTAAAGGTCCATGGAAAACACAGTTGCTGACTGTAATTGCATCCTGCATTTCAAGCAGACAATGTTCCCAAGCCTGACCCTTTGCAGAATGACACAAATGACACCTTGAATGTGTTACACAAAAAGCAGATTTTTCACCAAATGACTGTCATAATTTCTGACTCAATTGATTATTTTTCAAGTTAGAAAGATGTTCTGCATCTCGGGAAGAGAATGAATCTTACTCTGAACTTATAACTTTTCCTTATAGCTCACCTTTGGGGCCCAGACGATTTCATCAGAATTAatggtgaaatcctggcctgGGGGAGCCTCAGGATTTACTTGCCCAACCTTTATGGGGACTAAAGATTGATTGGGGAAGtgaacccagttgagaagatcaaAACGAGAAGATCCCAGTCCATTTTCTGAGAAGGAGACctcatctccagcactgttgttgaattGCACATTGCTCAAAAAGCgaagaatctgaaagaaaggaGACCTTTAGAAATAGGAGTATTAGGGCTAGATCTAAAAATGAGACATCATGACTTCTATTATCACATAATGGTCATCTTTAGAAGACGGATTTATATTTTGAGAAGCTAGTTCCATCTCTTGGTGGCAATCTGAGAAATCATGTGTAAAACCAAATATTTAACTCTGAAACCATACATTTATCACAGGGCATTGTTTCCAACTCAAATATCACCAAAACTCAAGAATTTTAGTTAAAcaatctaaatttaattttaggATTTTCCTCTTGTGATACATGGCTACTTCCCAATAGTTCCTTTGGCCCAAGTTCTTGTTAACTGATAAATGAATGTTTGAAATGAATAAATCATTTCTATCAGAATCATGTAAAATTCCACTGATTTTCTCTGGCCCATTGTCAAAGGCAGCAGAATGCAGGAACAAGGTTTGATCCACTGGgccctgtggaaggaagcatctgACCTGCTTGGTCACTTCACTATTCAGAGAAGTCCAACACTTTAGCCTTTGGTGCAGGCAATTCTGACAAATTTCAGACCAGGAACCCATTAGGACCACTCTGAATCTTGCTCTGTGCTGTGGTTGTCATAGAAACAGAATCAAAGTATTGTAGCACAACAAATGGTAAACTAAAAAGATAAGACAGGGTCTCAGATGAATTGGTATCGGAGTATACAGACATTTAATCAGCAACTGAAGAAATTCATATAGGGAGCTTCCAATCTAACTGGACTGAGTCAAAGCCCACagaaattacctgccatgactggatATATGAGATCCTCTTTCTAAGCCTCATCATGGTTTGTTGGGCTCTGTATCCATGCATTGCATGTAAAGCGTGTGCCAGAGCATAGAcagcattgtagatattgtaactttctCCTGTCATTCTTTTTTCAAACGTGTAATTAGGCAGATTCTGCACATTCTCCTTCCCTGTACATCGTTTTCCCCACTTTAGAGGAATCTTCCCTGATTTATGGATCTTGCAGCCAAAAACAAATTCCCACCATTCAGGGAGAAAGACATCTCCTTGGGGGTTAAAGGGGTCTAAAGACAGAAGGAAGTGGCTGAATTCTGAAACATCCCCGGAATGGTCCCTAAAATGCAAGACCCCATGATAAAACTTTACAAATTGCAATGTGTCTTCATTTTCTTCAATGCCAAGTTTCCAATGGGAAGTGAAGATCCAAACTTTCCTCAATgatatttgtttgtatttttcaAAAGAATGTATGGCCTCTATTACACTGAGAGTAACAGTTGAGTCTGCAAACAGAATAAACACTTCTGTTTTATACCAGGCATTATACCACAATTTGCGAATAAACTTAATCTTTGTCCTTTCAAAATCATCTAATTCCAGCATTAGAGTGAAGGCTgagcagatctccttctccttcagcattGGCATCAGGGATGAGATGAAACGTTCTCCCTGGTCATCTTCAGGGGCCACCAGCCcgacccagttccactggaaatacaggagcagctggactaaacccacatactgaggagattccttgggattaatccggaagaaggaaggataaactcttctctctccctgagagaactcaaagccaacaccgagctggagaaaaagagtttattttgtcaAAGGCAAagttaaagttttttttcaaagtttttttttatttttttattctcttacataccattttaagtatacattcacataatggttattcttctttacatttatcattcctataatttattatttcatttaataagttataatgtacagtttgggttcctttgtttaccatcccttcctcctgttgtagcaccaccttattttccctttctttattccctcccttcctcctctacttccttccttccttcctcctctccttccccttccttcttcccttctttctcctactcctgctcttcccctttctaccccctctccttctctttctctcccttccctcctcctctccttacctctttcttctttctccagtcttcctttcattctctcctcctctcttcctttctttttctattattgttggtgtctctttcaaaactcagtttacgtttccttgggatggtaccaacccaaatataatttagtatcatttcttattctcttacctttgctagtctaccctagttatgtttcccacctttatatctcactcttgaatatatacttatatatttaatattttattttctgttttccccttctcccccccccctttccatttaATAGCGCATcgtctgggttctatatcttctccctattttcttttctagcttgATTTCTCTAGCCAATCACAAATCTTCCCCACGTCTTGAAGTAccccgattcctctttatcctttattctcattgtcaacctattcatctctgcacaatcgaatatctttttttattatctcttggtctgttggtagcttatttaatttccaactttgggcaaatacaattcttgctgctgtggtTACATGTCTAATAAAAttagtatcctctttcttgaatttctctgggagagcatctagtaaaaatatctctgatctaaattctatttcttgtaacattttcttaGTCCAacatttccttgcttctgcacatgtccaccacatatgatagtttgaacctattgcttgttgacacttccaacatttcgctgatttgtctttaaacatctttgctagtttTCCCGGTGAtatgtgccatctgtaaaacattttgtataagttttctttgtaagctgttgacatagttaatttataatttctttaccatagttgttgccacttttctagttcaatcatatggccaaaattctttgtccaagttaacattgtatctttaaccacttcttctaACATAGTTATATAGTTCCTTAATTATTCTTTCTTCAgttcccataagtatcttatccaatTCCGAACTCCCTAAGTTAAAACCatattctcttttatctttttcatatcttgattgtatttgcagttGTGAACACAAACTTATATCAACTAAAAGTTTTATGTTGACTTTAGTAGTGATCATTGTGTGATTTGTGGTCCTTGCACTCAGGCTGACACTCTTTGACTGGTAAACTTAATCTTCTTCCCCTACTTAGCCATTTTTATTGGTTGtcagaagacaagagaagaaacCAACAACCTGATACAAATAATAAATGGCACTAAAATGATGGCTACCATTTAATAAAGAATGAACTAAAAGTCACAAGCTCATTATATCCCCCATAACAAAACTAATTTTACTTTCATCATTGGCTTCTGTGTTTGCTTTTGATCTTTGTCTGTTTCATACTGTATCCAAGAGAGCTTTCTTACTTGTGGGACCttaaagatgctgaagatggaggccatcagTCTTGAGGATTTGGCACTGAGACCACCAAAGACAGACAGCAGAGTGTCCTGCAGGAcacatttgtaacctggaaccaCTTGGGCTCGTAGGGAGAGCATGGAGAAGCTGTTCAAGGAAATAAGCATCTCCCTCTGGAAATGGCCATAGATGTGGAAGcccagggtgatgttggggaGCAGAAGAAAATCCTTATTGACCTGGGAGACAGCAAACATCAATGCAAGGAACTGCTGGTAGTAACTGGTGATGTATCTGTAGTGAAAAAAACATTGGAGAACATTACAGGAAAGCTTGTGCATGGCTGTAGAATTTGCTTCACTGTTTGGGGGAACTTTTGGGGGCAGGAGCTCCCAAATTTCatagggttgggtttttttctttttctttttggaatatatttttattatttttacatttaaaacaatgtagtattgcgaagtcgaagtgaccatacattcacattatatacagctagtctcaaccattaactattagcctacttaatacattgtctatccttctgtccaaccacaatatatacagtttgttccagtcttgtcaccttgtcataccaatcataaaatctgttccagacttcaaaatattctgattcccctttatttttaagttcaagagtgagcgtatctgcttctgcacaggacaacacttttctgattgtaTCTAGCTCTTAtggtgcatttcccccccccccccaatattgtgcataagttatgcgcgctgcagttagtacatgtataattagataaagtgtatcttaAGCCCCTccagtattatacctaggagaaaaatttctggtttaaacaagatttggtctcccaccatttgttctaaccatgattgaatcattttccaattttttttgcctcattgcacgtccacaacatatgataaaaagtgcctagTGTTTTTGtatacttccaacaatttggggccagatttttaaacattttggagagccgtgctgtgggggagatgccatctgtagaacatcttataaagatcttctttatacgccgtagccattgttaatttctgattaagtatccaaagtttttcccacttagccaattccacattataaccgaAATTTTTCACCCAGGCGACCATTGTTTCTTTGACATGCTCCTCCTCTAGCTTATATTTCAACAAAAATCAatacaacactttgatcagcctgttttctgtctgtatcaaaagtttatctaatattgtgtaatctttggtaatacctttcttcttcctatcctgcgcaaaccttgattgtatctgtaagtAGGATCACCActctacttgtaccccttgtgatgccaattctaatctagttttgatCTAGGGTTGTTTTTCTTCCAAAGGATTTCCCTTGGCTAAACTTGGATATCTTTGTGAGAAAGGAGAGAAGCCTTTCCACAGATATCATGGGCTGTTTTATACTCTCTATCATCCCTGCCATATTCACtttgctgcaatggctgtaatcCTTTCCAACTGCCCCCCTTTCACTGTAATTATTTAAGGTCTCTGTTGGAGCAGATTCTTCAGGTGGGGTAAAAATGCTGAGCACAGgactacagtgtgtgtgtgtgtgggggggtgtcacCTCATAGATTTATTGTAGGCCATTATTCACCAGCAATGCTGATTCCAACACTGAGAGGGATTTTTGTAACTCGGGAACACTTGAAGAGTTTTGaacttttatttgaattttctaGCATAAGTTACTGGTtagattaatattataatttgacTTCTTCACTAGGCTAGCATAGCTTCCCTCTTCATTTTTGTTATTTATCATCTTCCTGATGAAGAGATTgactattccattttccattctattttaagagTTTGCTAATTTATCAAGAAGAGCAGAAAATGTCCACTACACCAGGAAAGTTCAATACACCAGAAAAAGGAGTTCTGAAAGGGGTCCCAGAATTTAAAGCAAAGTAAACATTTATCTGCATGTTTCCCCTCCAGCTGAAATTTACACAATTCTGAAACGAAGAGCCACTGTATTAAAGTCACAGAGAGGAGACTGTCCAATGGTTCCCAAGGgcaaattcccaccaataatgagatcaccaggACTATAGTAGCTTTCATCTACTCCCATATAATCCGTGAGTACACATATGTTTTGCAGCCTCTTCTCTGTAGTTGGAGCCTGGAGCCAGAAGAGCAGAAGCATCAGAAGCAGCATGACTCCTTCCCTGTCGttcaccttccctcctagaaCAGAAATCAAGGTTTATGCAGAAACTGATTTTAGGATTGTTCTTGAAATCTCACTGGAACTTTAGCACAGCAGACACCAACTGTGCCACCTGGATGGCAACAGGACAAATTTATATCAACCATGCTTCCTCTTACCTGTGTTTGGGCTGTGACCATAGAGGAAACAAAGGAACATGAGTCTCTTCCAACCCAGGTGTGAACTCTTTGTGAGACAGCCAAAGGTGACACGTTATTCTCTCTGGTGAACTCAGAGACATTTCTTTGAAGCAAGGTTTATCCTGGAAGATGTTTGTGTGTAGAAATCCCATGGGGATACATGAAGAATGACTGCACTTGTGATAATTGCAGGGAAAAGCCATGGGCCTCTATCCTTAGCAACAGCCTCTCTTCATGCAACAGAATGGAAAACATGTTTGTGTCTCTTCTTGTAATGCACAGAGCAGATGGAGTCATGGGGAAGCTGTGTAGTTGACCTACATGAAAGTGACCCCTGCATACAAGATGGATTTGGGCTTTTGCCCCAGTTTGGTCAGATAATATGAGTGCAACTTGGGTATAGTGGCAcaaggcagaaatgtaatttgaggaAGAATCTCAAGATATTAACTGCAATTTTTTGGCAAGAGTTGCAAATTTCCATTGCTGTAGCCTAAGGGTAGGAATTGTCAtccaggtgtctcttttggcctTTTGGGGTGCTGCTCCCCAAATTTCTAGGTCTGaaattcttttcttgaaaattcaTTCACAGGTCCAGTTGGGATCATTACTGATACACAAGCCTTCCTACTGCACAGCAACCTGTCTGAGCCTCTGGAGGGCATTTCACAGTTGACTGAGGGGTTCCCCAGACTTCTGGTCTTGAGAGAGATCCATTTGCCATCCCCAGGGCAAGACTTAGAGGCATTTCAACATGGCCCCCATCAATCTTGGCTCAACTCAAAACAGACCACTTCCAACGTGATCTGAGGAGGAGCTATCCTTGTCCCCTTTGTCCTGCCCAGATCATGATGACTTTGAGATTCTTTTATGCTGCCCTCTCTGCAGGGAGGCTGGATCTATTTGACCAGTCCACTCTTAGTGACTGATGGGGTTCCAAAGGGAAATGGGGATTATACCTGAGGCTCTGCTGCATGGTCCTTCTGAGGACTTGGCCACTACCTGGAATAGGAAAGCTACTGAGGCCTTGGATGGGATCACTGCATGCAACCTCTCTTGGTCCATGGTTCCCAACATGTCCCATGATTCAATTGAGGGAGCTGAAAAGGGTCAAGAGACATCCAGAGTTCTGCTGAAGGAACACAAAGGAAAAATCTGACTGAACATGAGCTAGAGCAGGGGAGTCCgaatcgatttcattgagggccatatcaggattGTTGTTGTCCTCAGGGGAACAAGGAGGGTGTGAGTGTGTTACTGTGTGGTTGTGGCTATCTGGGCAGgtatggccagagtgggcatggccagagtgggcatagcATGTTCGATGTCCCTCATGTCAGGGGTTGGGACCAGGGTGGGCGCCAGGCCCTGATCCACTGGAAGAGTCTCACCGACCCTCTCAGCCCACTATGGCAGTTCCTGGGGCCCTGGGCAGAAGGCACCTGACACTTGAGTTCCCAGGGGGACAGGACTCTACTGCCCAGCCCCAGGACTACCTGGAGCAAAGCAAGTGGCTATGAGTGTCCTCAGCTGACTTGAGATTGGAGCAAGCATCTGAACTTGATTCTGCCATATGGAGTCATGACACTTCCTGcccagggaaagagagacagaccaCATGAATCATGATGGGAGGGGATCATGGAATATCCCGCCACCAGAGATCTCATCTCTGGTGGCGGGATATTCCATGATAGAAAAGATTCTCCTTCTAGACCCTGCCAGCTGAAGCTCTGACCACAAGGGCCTGCAGTACGGCCCTTCTGCCTAATTGAGAGGAATTGGCCAAAAGCATTGGGTGAGATGCTTCCTCAGATACaatcatagagctggaatggACCTTGAAGTTGTCGTAATCCAACCCctttcccaaggcaggagtccttatacattctgaaccaatggctgtccaatcgcttcttagaaacctccagtgatggagcactcacaacttcttgaggcaacctattccattgattaattgctctctgTATCGGGACGTTTCTCTCCCATTCTAGGTTGGGTCTGTCTTGGATAAGTTTCCAACCAttacttcttctccttcctcaagTGATTTGGAAAATAAACGGACCCTTTCCTTGGTGGGACAGCACCTCAAAGTTTGGAAGAGTGATATCTATGCACCTTTGGGGTATAGCCATGCTGGCGATATCACCAGACAAATTGTTTTCAGATAATACTGGTTTTCTTGGCCAAGAGCCAGAGAGGAACACCATGCCCAAGAGCCAGAAACAGCTgaaaaggaaacctttacctttttgctATCATTTCaatcctaatccttctctttgttagtgTAGACATACATAATCCCCTTAGCCATTTATTTTACCAATACAGGTCTGGACTACTTATCATCTCTGTGGcttttctctggactctttctagggtctcacaTTATTTTTGTATCATGGCAATATGGTAATTTAGTTATTCTGGCCCAATTCCACACTTTCAATGTGATAACCCAATCCTTGAATTGGATCTGGATGCAAACTAGAAATGAATGGAGCTTGTATAATAGGGCTATTACATGGGCCATAGTAGGGGCAGATGACATTGTTCTCCTTCTACATTCAGCACCAGCTGTAACTTCTTAATGCTTTTCAAAGGGAGCCCTATGTAGAGCACGTTCCATTAATTCAAAGGAGAgatgaccagggcatgagtgTCTGAGCACAGGGACTCATGATTCAGGAAAAGTCTAACTGGCACATTATAAGAAGTTACACCAAGGACTGCCTAATCACAACTGTCACCTGTTCCTCAAGGAAGAGTTGTGAAACCAGGAGAGCCCTCAGATCACAAACCAGCTCAGTCTGAGGCATTGCAAACCCTTAAAGCCAAAGGTGAAGAACACTCAAATAGAggagcccccacccacccacaaccaCTCTCTCCTGCCAAGGTTCAGTTGAAGTCTGTTCTTCTGTATCCAGGTTCCCACAGCACCCAGGCACCATGAAGGAGCATGCAAAGTACTTGTAAGTTCACCTGAAGCACCAACATACAACGGGGTATCATCTGCATACAGATATATCTCATTCTATGGTAACATGTAGGTGTTAAATGGgaacacagagagcaccaagtcctCTGGCATCCCACAAAGCAGGGGCTGCATGGTGGACTTTTCATTCCCTCTCGAGATCAATTGGGACTGGCCATGAAGGAGATGAACCAGCACAAAATTCTACTCCACTCCTTTAAGTCCTGGAACCAACTCAAAAATATACATGGTCAATTATATCAAAAGCCACGAAAAAGACCACAAGAACAAGAATGGATTCATGACCTTCATCCTACTTCCATCAGAGATCATACAAAAGCATGAGTAATGGCGTTGCTGTCCCATTTCAGGTCTGAAGCTTGGCCAGATGAAATCTAGATAATCCACTTAATCTAGGATCCTCTCAAGGTGCAGCCGTACCACTTTCTCAATCCCCTCTTAAAAGAGGAGGTGGGAGACTCGATGAAATAATCAGCATGATGGAGTCTAGCAAAGGTTTCTTGAGGAGAGGCCATACCAGAAACTCTTTAAAGGATGCTGGGAAGACCCTCTTCCTCAAGGATGAATTAACCATCCTTAGGACCCACCTATATGGCACTTtccagttggccttgaccagccAAGGGAGACATGGATCTACCTCACCGGTGGCCACATTTATATCCCAAGGATGGCTTCCTTGGGCTCCACAGTGTCAAACTGTCCCTAGATAACTGGGTAAGTCCTTTCCATAGCCATCTCCATAGGATCTACACCATGCTTGGCCTCCAACTGGGAACAGATCCAAGTAATTTTATCAACCAGATGCATGGAGAATTCCTCTGTGAGGCCTGAAGGAAAACCTACATGTGACCCTTATTGAGAAGGTTCCAGATCATCTTTACAAAGTCCATAGGTGTTATAAGAAATCCAATAAAATGGAGAGATATTGACATTTTGAGGATTGTACTGCCATGAGGTAGTCCATAATAGAAGCTCTAGCTCAGatatgtcaaacacaaggcctatCCCACCCGAGTCCATGCACAGGAGGGGGCAAGGGTGCAGGGGCCAATGATCCGGCAGTACCCGCAGCCTTCTGGGGCCCACTGGTGCTCCGCAGCCAGTGCTGTGCAGGTGGATCCAAGCACTAGGACCACCAGGCCATCCCTCCAAGCAGCCTGTGGAGGCAGATCCGTGGGGAGAAGCATGTGATCTGTCCTACTGAATGCACCAGGGGGCcacccactcactcacccacactctcccaccatttgtttttgctttgcacGTGACTATCCTGGCTGTTACAGGGCAGGTGGCGACGTGACCCCTTGCAGCCCAAATCTCATTCCTCCCTTCATGTGCCTGCTTCCACCTGTTGCTGCCACATTGAGACTCAGCCCGAGCTATCCAAACCTCCTCCTCCAGCTCTGCTGGACACATGGCAAAAGCCTCCCGCCCACCTTGCAATGGCCCCAGTTTAGGAGAAAGGCAGATTGCCCCCAT
Encoded here:
- the LOC116506785 gene encoding vomeronasal type-2 receptor 26-like translates to MDQERLHAVIPSKASVAFLFQVVAKSSEGPCSRASGGKVNDREGVMLLLMLLLFWLQAPTTEKRLQNICVLTDYMGVDESYYSPGDLIIGGNLPLGTIGQSPLCDFNTVALRFRIVYITSYYQQFLALMFAVSQVNKDFLLLPNITLGFHIYGHFQREMLISLNSFSMLSLRAQVVPGYKCVLQDTLLSVFGGLSAKSSRLMASIFSIFKVPQWNWVGLVAPEDDQGERFISSLMPMLKEKEICSAFTLMLELDDFERTKIKFIRKLWYNAWYKTEVFILFADSTVTLSVIEAIHSFEKYKQISLRKVWIFTSHWKLGIEENEDTLQFVKFYHGVLHFRDHSGDVSEFSHFLLSLDPFNPQGDVFLPEWWEFVFGCKIHKSGKIPLKWGKRCTGKENVQNLPNYTFEKRMTGESYNIYNAVYALAHALHAMHGYRAQQTMMRLRKRISYIQSWQILRFLSNVQFNNSAGDEVSFSENGLGSSRFDLLNWVHFPNQSLVPIKVGQVNPEAPPGQDFTINSDEIVWAPKTIPIARCGRKRCHAGERRRVPEGEQVCCYQCDACPEGTFSNQTAHCESCPEEQFPNKDKDQCIAKMLHFLSYQETLGYILVFLALFFSVITSAVLVIFYKHHETPIVKANNRDLTYILLFSLLLCFLCSFLFIGQPGKITCLFQQSAFAILFSLAVSSVLAKTVMVVLAFMATKPGNKTRKLLGKPLTNSIVIACPLVQALLCATWLGTSPPFLNLDFHSLFGETILECKQGSALMFYGVLSYLGLLALVSFTVAFLARKLPDSFNEARFITFSMLVFCSVWISFLPTYLSTKGKSMVAVEIFSILASGAALLACIFSPKCYIILLRPDLNCRESIIFLSTYGKEENPKLDKNYCKMIRKKGVWFYQT